The proteins below come from a single Metarhizium brunneum chromosome 1, complete sequence genomic window:
- the GPH1 gene encoding Glycogen phosphorylase: MATEQQRLPTRERRPSTSAPIVDITGGVGPAGISRPKHKRTFTGFGPGEIKSVEASIPEPQREAWKRNQITSFTDKDGFEKEVVRHVETTLARSMFNCDEIAAYSATSLAFRDRLITHWNRTQQRQTYRDTKRVYYLSLEFLMGRALDNAMLNVGLKNVAQDGLAELGFRIEDVVKQEHDAALGNGGLGRLAACFLDSLATLNFPAWGYGLRYRYGIFKQEIIDGYQVEVPDYWLDFNPWEFPRHDVTVDIQFFGQVNKKTVDGKTVSVWEAGEIVQAVAYDVPIPGYDTPTTNNLRLWSSKASGGEFDFQKFNSGDYESSVADQQRAETISAVLYPNDNLERGKELRLKQQYFWVAASLYDIVRRFKKSRRSWNEFPDQVAIQLNDTHPTLAIVELQRILVDIEGLEWDNAWEIVTSTFGYTNHTVLPEALEKWPVGLVQHLLPRHLQIIYDINLFFLQSVEKAIPDDRDMLRRVSIIEESQPKMVRMAFLAIVGSHKVNGVAELHSDLIKTTIFKDFVEIYGPDKFTNVTNGITPRRWLHQANPRLSELIASKCGGNDFLKDLTLLNQLEKHVQDKQFRKEWAEIKYANKVRLAKHIKDTTGVVVNPASLFDVQVKRIHEYKRQQLNIFGVIHRYLSLKAMTPDQRKKQLPRVSIFGGKAAPGYWMAKQIIHLINSVGAVVNKDEDIGDLLKVIFLEDYNVSKAEIICPASDISEHISTAGTEASGTSNMKFVLNGGLIIGTCDGANIEITREIGESNIFLFGNLSEDVEDLRHAHTYGSHTIDSDLDKVFNEIEKGTFGTPHDFSAMIAAVRQHGDYYLVSDDFHSYIETHQLVDEAYRNQDEWIAKCITSVSRMGFFTSDRCINEYAEEIWNVEPLAVDRH; encoded by the exons ATGGCCACTGAACAACAACGACTGCCGACGAGGGAACGTCGCCCCTCCACCTCAGCTCCCATTGTGGATATCACTGGTGGTGTTGGGCCTGCTGGCATCTCTCGTCCGAAGCACAAGAGGACCTTTACGGGCTTCGGGCCCGGGGAAATCAAGAGCGTTGAGG CCTCCATCCCCGAGCCTCAGCGGGAAGCCTGGAAGCGAAACCAAATAACCAGCTTCACTGACAAAGACGGGTTCGAAAAGGAAGTCGTGCGCCATGTGGAAACCACACTCGCCCGAAGCATGTTCAACTGCGACGAAATCGCCGCTTATTCTGCTACGAGCCTTGCCTTTCGCGACCGTCTCATCACTCACTGGAACAGGACGCAGCAGCGTCAGACGTACCGCGATACCAAAAGAGTGTATTACCTGAGCCTGGAGTTTTTGATGGGCAGGGCCCTGGATAATGCGATGCTGAATGTTGGCCTGAAGAACGTCGCCCAAG ACGGCCTTGCGGAGCTCGGTTTCAGAATCGAAGATGTTGTCAAGCAAGAGCACGATGCTGCCCTTGGAAACGGTGGCCTGGGCCGCCTggcagcctgcttcctggACAGCCTGGCTACGTTGAACTTTCCCGCATGGGGCTACGGCCTACGATACCGCTACGGCATTTTCAAGCAGGAGATTATTGACGGATATCAGGTCGAAGTTCCTGATTACTGGTTGGATTTTAACCCCTGGGAGTTTCCCCGTCACGATGTGACCGTAGAC ATCCAATTCTTTGGCCAGGTTAATAAGAAAACAGTTGATGGCAAAACTGTATCCGTTTGGGAAGCCGGCGAGATTGTCCAGGCCGTTGCCTACGATGTCCCCATCCCAGGCTACGACACTCCGACGACCAACAACCTCCGTCTATGGTCGAGCAAAGCCTCTGGCGGAGAATTCGACTTCCAGAAGTTCAACAGCGGCGACTATGAGAGTTCCGTGGCGGATCAACAGCGCGCAGAAACTATAAGCGCGGTGCTGTATCCCAATGATAACCTTGAGCGTGGCAAGGAATTGCGTCTGAAGCAGCAGTACTTCTGGGTAGCAGCGTCGCTGTATGATATTGTGCGCAGGTTCAAGAAATCCAGGAGGTCATGGAATGAGTTCCCTGATCAGGTGGCGATCCAGTTGAATGACACACATCCTACGCTGGCGATTGTGGAGTTGCAAAGGATTCTGGTCGATATCGAAGGCTTGGAGTGGGATAACGCGTGGGAAATTGTCACGAGCACT TTTGGATACACCAACCATACGGTCCTCCCAGAAGCCCTCGAGAAATGGCCTGTTGGCCTGGTCCAGCACTTGCTCCCTCGGCACCTCCAGATCATCTACGACATCAACCTGTTCTTTTTGCAAAGCGTAGAAAAGGCCATCCCTGACGACAGAGACATGCTCCGCCGGGTATCCATCATTGAGGAATCCCAGCCCAAGATGGTACGCATGGCGTTCCTGGCCATCGTCGGCTCTCACAAGGTCAATGGCGTGGCGGAACTCCACTCGGACCTCATCAAGACCACCATTTTCAAGGACTTTGTTGAAATCTACGGCCCGGACAAGTTCACCAATGTCACAAACGGCATTACACCACGCCGCTGGCTGCACCAAGCCAACCCCCGCCTGTCCGAACTGATTGCCTCCAAATGCGGCGGCAATGACTTCCTCAAGGACCTAACGCTTCTTAACCAGCTGGAGAAGCACGTTCAAGACAAGCAGTTTCGCAAGGAGTGGGCAGAGATCAAGTACGCCAACAAGGTGCGTCTGGCGAAGCACATCAAGGACACTACTGGCGTTGTTGTCAATCCTGCCTCCTTGTTTGACGTGCAGGTCAAGCGTATCCACGAGTATAAGCGTCAGCAGCTGAACATCTTTGGCGTTATTCATCGGTATCTGAGCCTCAAGGCCATGACGCCCGACCAACGTAAGAAGCAGTTGCCGCGCGTGAGTATCTTTGGCGGTAAAGCTGCGCCGGGGTATTGGATGGCCAAGCAGATTATCCACCTGATCAACTCGGTAGGCGCGGTGGTGAATAAGGACGAGGATATTGGTGACTTGCTCAAGGTTATTTTCTTGGAGGATTATAACGTGAGCAAGGCGGAAATAATTTGTCCTGCTTCGGATATTAGCGAACATATTTCGACCGCTGGAACAGA GGCCTCTGGAACCAGCAACATGAAGTTTGTCCTCAACGGCGGCCTCATCATTGGCACCTGCGACGGCGCCAAC ATTGAGATTACGCGTGAAATCGGTGAAAGCAACATCTTCCTTTTTGGCAACCTCTCCGAGGACGTCGAGGACCTCCGCCACGCTCACACTTATGGCTCCCACACAATCGATTCCGACCTTGACAAGGTCTTCAACGAGATTGAAAAGGGCACGTTTGGCACCCCGCATGACTTCAGCGCCATGATCGCCGCAGTCCGCCAGCATGGTGACTACTATCTCGTGTCGGACGATTTCCACAGCTACATTGAGACGCATCAGCTCGTAGATGAGGCGTATCGCAACCAGGATGAATGGATCGCCAAATGCATCACGTCAGTTTCTCGCATGGGCTTTTTCACCAGTGATCGGTGCATTAATGAGTATGCTGAGGAGATTTGGAACGTTGAGCCGCTTGCTGTTGACAGGCACTAG
- the gna-3 gene encoding Guanine nucleotide-binding protein alpha-3 subunit — translation MGGCMSSNSEEAEQKKKSQAIDRVIEEDSKRLRKECKILLLGSGESGKSTIVKQMKIIHLKGYSEDELYNYRPTVFKNLVECAKAVITAMQQFDIEPQLEENRRHIEYLMEYQAESGPQAHIDPQVGAAIQSLWADPARERLMEHQTEFYLMDSAEYFFQEVLRIVAPDYLPNEMDVLRARTKTTGIYETRFQMGQLSIHMFDVGGQRSERKKWIHCFENVTSIIFCVALSEYDQVLLEESSQNRMMESLLLFDSVVNSRWFMRTSIILFLNKVDIFKQKLTRSPLGNYFPDYSGGNDVNKAAKYLLWRFNQVNRAHLNLYPHLTQATDTSNIRLVFAAVKETILNNALKDSGIL, via the exons ATGGGTGGGTGTATGAGCTCTAACAGCGAGGAGGCggaacagaagaagaagagtcAAGCCATCGACAGAGTAATAGAGGAGGATTCGAAAAGGCTACGGAAAGAATGCAAAATTTTGCTCTTGG GTTCTGGCGAAAGTGGAAAGTCTACCATCGTCAAGCAGATGAAAATCATCCATCTTAAGGGATATTCAGAAGATGAATTGTATAACTATCGACCCACTGTATTTAAAAATCTTGTCGAATGCGCAAAAGCCGTCATCACCGCGATGCAACAATTTGACATTGAGCCGCAACTGGAAGAGAATAGGCGACACATCGAGTACTTGATGGAATATCAAGCCGAATCTGGCCCACAGGCACACATTGATCCCCAAGTTGGCGCAGCTATTCAGTCGCTCTGGGCCGACCCTGCGAGAGAGCGGTTGATGGAGCACCAGACCGAATTCTATCTCATGGATTCCGCAGAATA CTTTTTCCAGGAGGTGTTACGAATAGTTGCCCCCGACTACCTGCCGAACGAAATGGATGTGCTGCGAGCTCGTACCAAAACCACTGGCATATACGAAACGAGATTTCAAATGGGCCAGTTGAGTATTCA TATGTTTGATGTCGGTGGGCAACGAAGCGAAAGAAAGAAGTGGATTCACTGCTTCGAGAACGTTACGTCAATTATTTTCTGCGTCGCTCTCTCCGAATATGACCAAGTTCTCCTCGAGGAGAGCAGCCAG AACCGTATGATGGAAAGTTTGTTGCTGTTCGATTCTGTGGTGAATTCGCGCTGGTTCATGAGAACTAGCATCATCTTGTTCCTCAACAAGGTTGACATTTTCAAGCAAAAGCTGACTCGATCGCCATTGGGAAATTATTTCCCAGACTATTCGGGAGGAAACGACGTGAACAAGGCCGCAAAATATCTCTTGTGGCGATTCAATCAGGTGAACCGAGCACATTTGAATCTATATCCTCA CTTGACACAAGCTACAGACACATCGAATATTCGACTCGTTTTTGCCGCCGTCAAAGAAACCATTTTGAACAATGCTCTGAAAGACTCGGGAATCCTATGA